Proteins from one Catenuloplanes atrovinosus genomic window:
- a CDS encoding (2Fe-2S)-binding protein produces the protein MFACICKRVRECEVRSVIQGGARTKRSVAEACGAGTSCGTCVRRIGDLIDEETGAQAALSHTT, from the coding sequence GTGTTCGCGTGCATCTGTAAGCGGGTCCGCGAATGCGAGGTCCGGTCGGTGATCCAGGGCGGTGCGCGGACCAAACGGTCCGTGGCGGAGGCGTGTGGTGCCGGGACGAGCTGCGGCACGTGCGTCCGCCGGATCGGTGATCTGATCGACGAGGAGACCGGCGCGCAGGCGGCGCTCAGTCACACCACCTAA
- the bfr gene encoding bacterioferritin — MQGDARVIEFLNEQLTAELTAINQYFLHAKMQDNWGYTVLAKHTRHESIDEMRHAEVLTDRILFLEGLPNYQKLFALRIGETVKEQFDCDMKIEREAVDRLRAGIDHMRSVGDVTSAKIFEDILADEEHHIDYLETQLHLIEKFGEALYLQNVTQHPEAG, encoded by the coding sequence ATGCAAGGCGACGCACGCGTCATCGAGTTCCTGAACGAGCAGCTCACCGCGGAACTGACCGCGATCAATCAGTACTTCCTGCACGCCAAGATGCAGGACAACTGGGGATACACCGTGCTGGCCAAGCACACCAGGCACGAGTCGATCGACGAGATGCGGCACGCGGAGGTCCTGACCGACCGCATCCTCTTCCTGGAGGGCCTGCCGAACTACCAGAAGCTGTTCGCGCTCCGGATCGGCGAGACGGTCAAGGAGCAGTTCGACTGCGACATGAAGATCGAGCGGGAGGCCGTCGACCGGCTGCGCGCCGGCATCGACCACATGCGGTCCGTCGGCGACGTCACGTCCGCCAAGATCTTCGAGGACATCCTCGCGGACGAGGAGCACCACATCGACTACCTCGAGACGCAGCTGCACCTGATCGAGAAGTTCGGCGAGGCGCTCTACCTGCAGAACGTCACGCAGCACCCCGAGGCCGGATAA
- a CDS encoding FKBP-type peptidyl-prolyl cis-trans isomerase — MSDPVGTEKSETTAPKKADVIDEAADKDQDEAAAGGADEATAEEAGDTAEETEKAEEARPLTKAEKRELLRIETQRARARKAGRQAFGLAVIGLAVVAVIVGAVWFADSRRTDPSAEPAATPTAPAEEQQSVPPAVPFPPVPAGADPALSTKPTVEKGEGALEKGKPKITYVIKGTGPATKAGDLITANYVGVLYGTGEEFDSSWSRQQAIEFTIGMGQLIDGWEKGLLNVPVGSRIILDLPPDLAYGDKDDGSGRPTGDLRFVVDVLNAQGQ; from the coding sequence ATGAGCGATCCGGTCGGAACGGAGAAGTCCGAGACGACGGCGCCGAAGAAGGCGGACGTCATCGACGAGGCGGCGGACAAGGACCAGGACGAGGCCGCCGCCGGGGGCGCGGACGAGGCCACGGCCGAGGAGGCCGGCGACACCGCCGAGGAGACGGAGAAGGCCGAGGAGGCCCGCCCGCTGACCAAGGCGGAGAAGCGGGAGCTGCTGCGCATAGAGACGCAGCGTGCCCGCGCCCGCAAGGCCGGCCGGCAGGCGTTCGGTCTGGCCGTGATCGGTCTCGCGGTGGTCGCGGTGATCGTCGGCGCGGTGTGGTTCGCGGACAGCCGCCGGACCGACCCGTCGGCCGAGCCCGCCGCCACGCCGACCGCGCCGGCCGAGGAGCAGCAGTCGGTGCCGCCCGCGGTGCCGTTCCCGCCGGTCCCGGCCGGTGCCGACCCGGCGCTGAGCACGAAGCCGACGGTGGAGAAGGGTGAGGGCGCGCTCGAGAAGGGCAAGCCCAAGATTACGTATGTGATCAAGGGGACCGGCCCGGCCACCAAGGCGGGCGACCTGATCACGGCGAACTACGTGGGCGTGCTGTACGGCACCGGCGAGGAGTTCGACTCGTCGTGGAGCCGGCAGCAGGCGATCGAGTTCACCATCGGCATGGGCCAGCTGATCGACGGCTGGGAGAAGGGCCTGCTGAACGTGCCGGTGGGCAGCCGGATCATCCTGGACCTGCCGCCGGACCTGGCCTACGGCGACAAGGACGACGGGAGCGGCCGGCCGACCGGCGACCTGCGCTTCGTGGTGGACGTGCTGAACGCACAGGGACAGTGA
- a CDS encoding threonine aldolase family protein produces the protein MVDLRSDTFTKPTPEMRAAMAAAEVGDDVYGEDPTVNLLQDEVAALLGHEAALFTPTGSMANQIGLQLLVPPGEELLTDADAHVLIYEMGAAAAYGGISSRTWPAVGGALDPALVESMIRVPGGYDTNATRAIAVEQTHNRSGGTIIPLDTLRQLRALCDRHGLGLHCDGARLWNAHVATGVPLDVYGRLFDSVSVCLSKGLGAPVGSVLVSNRAAIARARVIRKRLGGGMRQAGIIAAGGLHAVRHHIPRLAEDHAHAARLAAALAPTGVVDADAVRTNLVPLDLTKSTLDAAALVEAARERGVLISPVGPRRARLVTHLDVDSAGVDRAAEVLHDLLS, from the coding sequence GTGGTTGATCTCCGCTCGGACACGTTCACCAAGCCCACCCCCGAGATGCGCGCGGCCATGGCGGCCGCCGAGGTCGGCGACGACGTCTACGGCGAGGACCCGACCGTCAACCTGCTGCAGGACGAGGTGGCCGCGCTGCTCGGCCACGAGGCGGCGCTGTTCACGCCGACCGGCTCGATGGCGAACCAGATCGGGCTGCAACTGCTCGTGCCACCCGGCGAGGAACTGCTGACCGACGCGGACGCCCACGTGCTGATCTACGAGATGGGCGCGGCGGCGGCCTACGGCGGGATCTCCTCCCGCACCTGGCCCGCGGTGGGCGGCGCGCTGGACCCGGCGCTGGTCGAGAGCATGATCAGGGTGCCGGGTGGCTACGACACGAACGCGACCCGGGCGATCGCGGTCGAGCAGACCCACAACCGCAGCGGCGGCACGATCATCCCGCTGGACACGCTCCGGCAGCTCCGCGCGCTGTGCGACCGCCACGGCCTCGGCCTGCACTGCGACGGCGCCCGGCTGTGGAACGCGCACGTCGCCACCGGCGTGCCGCTGGACGTCTACGGCCGGCTGTTCGACTCCGTCTCGGTCTGCCTCTCCAAGGGGCTCGGCGCGCCGGTCGGGTCCGTGCTGGTCTCGAACCGGGCCGCGATCGCCCGGGCCCGCGTGATCCGCAAGCGGCTCGGCGGCGGCATGCGCCAGGCCGGCATCATCGCGGCCGGTGGCCTGCACGCGGTCCGCCACCACATCCCGCGGCTGGCCGAGGACCACGCGCACGCGGCCCGGCTGGCCGCGGCGCTGGCGCCGACCGGCGTGGTCGACGCGGACGCGGTCCGCACCAACCTGGTGCCGCTCGACCTGACCAAGTCCACGCTGGACGCCGCGGCTCTGGTCGAGGCCGCCCGCGAGCGCGGCGTGCTGATCTCGCCGGTCGGCCCGCGCCGGGCCCGCCTGGTCACCCACCTGGACGTGGACTCGGCCGGCGTCGACCGCGCCGCCGAGGTGCTCCACGACCTGCTCAGCTGA
- a CDS encoding class II 3-deoxy-7-phosphoheptulonate synthase, with protein sequence MRQEWHQLSHPAVGSVALQTSRPTTDPEEAEALGLDRWRTLPRLQMPPWPDLDEVGEVCKVLDTVPPIVAPYEVDDLRARLALVAEGKAFLLQGGDCAETFSDNTEAHLLANARTLLQMAVVLTYGASLPVVKVARVAGQYTKPRSSATDSLGLPAYRGDMINSLDATPEARVADPQRMIRAYANSAAAMNMLRAYLNGGLADLHAVHDWNKDFVRSSAAGERYEAIAREIDRAMAFIRACGMKDDDALRTVNLACSHEALALEYDRALTRVSDGKAYCLSGHFLWVGERTRQLDHAHIDFISRIANPIGVKLGPTTTPETAIELCERLNPDNIPGRLTLISRMGNHKVRDALPAIVDKVTAAGATVVWQCDPMHGNTIESSNGYKTRQFDRIVDEVLGYFEVHRQLGTHPGGIHVELTGEDVTECLGGAQGIADLDLPSRYETACDPRLNTQQSLELAFLVAEMLRG encoded by the coding sequence ATGCGCCAGGAGTGGCATCAGCTGAGTCATCCCGCCGTCGGCTCGGTCGCCCTGCAGACCAGCCGCCCCACCACCGACCCGGAGGAGGCCGAGGCGCTGGGCCTCGACCGCTGGCGCACGCTCCCGCGCCTGCAGATGCCGCCGTGGCCGGACCTGGACGAGGTCGGCGAGGTCTGCAAGGTCCTCGACACGGTGCCGCCGATCGTCGCGCCGTACGAGGTGGACGACCTGCGCGCCCGGCTGGCGCTGGTGGCGGAGGGCAAGGCGTTCCTGCTCCAGGGCGGCGACTGCGCCGAGACGTTCTCCGACAACACCGAGGCGCACCTGCTGGCGAACGCGCGCACGCTGCTGCAGATGGCCGTGGTGCTCACCTACGGCGCGTCGCTGCCGGTGGTGAAGGTGGCCCGGGTCGCGGGTCAGTACACGAAGCCGCGCTCGTCCGCGACGGACTCGCTGGGCCTGCCGGCGTACCGCGGCGACATGATCAACTCGCTGGACGCGACGCCGGAGGCGCGGGTCGCGGACCCGCAGCGCATGATCCGGGCGTACGCGAACTCGGCCGCCGCCATGAACATGCTGCGCGCGTACCTCAACGGCGGGCTGGCCGACCTGCACGCGGTGCACGACTGGAACAAGGACTTCGTCCGCTCGTCCGCGGCCGGCGAGCGCTACGAGGCGATCGCCCGCGAGATCGACCGGGCCATGGCGTTCATCCGCGCCTGCGGCATGAAGGACGACGACGCGCTGCGCACGGTCAACCTGGCCTGCTCGCACGAGGCGCTGGCGCTGGAGTACGACCGCGCGCTCACCCGCGTCTCGGACGGCAAGGCGTACTGCCTCTCCGGCCACTTCCTCTGGGTCGGCGAGCGCACCCGGCAGCTCGACCACGCGCACATCGACTTCATCTCCCGCATCGCGAACCCGATCGGCGTCAAGCTCGGCCCGACCACCACGCCGGAGACCGCGATCGAGCTGTGCGAGCGGCTCAACCCGGACAACATCCCCGGCCGGCTCACGCTGATCAGCCGGATGGGCAACCACAAGGTCCGGGACGCGCTGCCCGCGATCGTGGACAAGGTCACCGCGGCCGGCGCCACCGTGGTCTGGCAGTGCGACCCGATGCACGGCAACACGATCGAGTCGTCGAACGGCTACAAGACCCGGCAGTTCGACCGGATCGTCGACGAGGTGCTCGGCTACTTCGAGGTGCACCGCCAGCTCGGCACCCACCCGGGCGGCATCCACGTGGAGCTGACCGGCGAGGACGTCACCGAGTGCCTCGGCGGCGCGCAGGGCATCGCGGACCTGGACCTGCCCAGCCGGTACGAGACCGCCTGCGACCCCCGGCTGAACACGCAGCAGTCGCTGGAACTGGCCTTCCTGGTGGCGGAGATGCTGCGTGGTTGA
- the tuf gene encoding elongation factor Tu: MAKSQFVRTKPHLNIGTMGHVDHGKTTLTAAITKVLAERYPQVNSYVSFDGIDRAPEEVQRGITINIAHVEYETASRHYAHVDMPGHADYVKNMITGAAQVDGAILVVSALDGSMPQTREHVLLARRVGVPHLVVAMNKADAVADTELLDLVELEVRELLSEYGFPGDEVPVVRVSALRALEGDPRWTQSIADLLDAVDGYVPEPPRDLAEPFLMPIENVLTISGRGTVVTGAVERGTLRLGEPVEVVGLGEPIATVATGLETFGKSLLAAEAGDNAAVLLRGVKRDQVARGQVVAVPGSVRAHRRFRAELYALTAAEGGRHTPFLANYRPQFYFRTADVAGAMDLGEVPMVVPGDTVSLGVVLDRPVAMAAGLGFAVREGNRTVAAGTVTELLD; the protein is encoded by the coding sequence ATGGCCAAGAGCCAGTTCGTGCGGACGAAACCGCACCTCAACATCGGGACGATGGGGCACGTCGACCACGGGAAGACGACGCTGACGGCGGCGATCACGAAGGTGCTGGCCGAGCGGTACCCGCAGGTCAACAGCTACGTGTCGTTCGACGGGATCGACCGGGCGCCGGAGGAGGTGCAGCGGGGGATCACCATCAACATCGCGCACGTGGAGTACGAGACCGCGAGCCGGCACTACGCGCACGTGGACATGCCGGGGCACGCCGACTACGTGAAGAACATGATCACGGGGGCGGCGCAGGTCGACGGCGCGATCCTGGTGGTGTCCGCGCTGGACGGGTCGATGCCGCAGACGCGCGAGCACGTGCTGCTGGCCCGGCGGGTCGGCGTGCCGCACCTGGTGGTGGCCATGAACAAGGCGGACGCGGTGGCCGACACCGAGCTGCTGGACCTGGTCGAGCTGGAGGTGCGGGAGCTGCTGAGCGAGTACGGTTTCCCGGGCGACGAGGTGCCGGTGGTACGCGTGTCGGCGCTGCGTGCGCTGGAGGGCGACCCGCGGTGGACGCAGTCGATCGCGGACCTGCTGGACGCGGTCGACGGCTACGTGCCGGAGCCGCCGCGGGACCTGGCCGAGCCGTTCCTGATGCCGATCGAGAACGTGCTCACCATCTCCGGGCGCGGCACCGTGGTCACCGGCGCGGTCGAGCGCGGCACGCTGCGCCTCGGTGAGCCGGTCGAGGTGGTCGGGCTCGGCGAGCCGATCGCCACGGTCGCGACCGGGCTGGAGACGTTCGGCAAGAGCCTGCTCGCGGCCGAGGCCGGGGACAACGCGGCCGTGCTGCTGCGCGGCGTCAAGCGGGACCAGGTCGCGCGCGGCCAGGTGGTGGCCGTGCCGGGCTCGGTGCGGGCGCACCGGCGGTTCCGGGCCGAGCTGTACGCGCTGACCGCGGCCGAGGGCGGGCGGCACACGCCCTTCCTCGCCAACTACCGTCCGCAGTTCTACTTCCGGACCGCGGACGTGGCCGGCGCGATGGACCTGGGCGAGGTGCCGATGGTCGTGCCGGGGGACACGGTGTCGCTCGGCGTGGTCCTGGACCGGCCGGTCGCGATGGCGGCCGGGCTCGGCTTCGCGGTGCGCGAGGGCAACCGGACCGTGGCCGCCGGCACCGTGACCGAGCTGCTCGATTAG